CTTAAAACAAATTGTGGCTTCTTGCTAACTGCTTTTTATAATCCTTACTTGTTTGGATTCTATTAAAGCAGGAGACAGTAAATTGCTTCACTTAACTTTACTTACAATTGCACAGTCAACCGTTCCCCCCACCCCAAGCTGGACTCCTACTATCGGTCTAGTAATGGTACTCTGTAACCTTTTAGCGATTGCTATTGGTCGCTTTGCCATCCAAAAGCCTGGTGAAGGCCCAGACTTGCCAGTGTCTAAGCCCGCATTGTTCCGCAATTTTAACTTGCCTGAATTACTAGCCACAATGAGTTTTGGTCACATCATCGGAGTGCGATTCGTTGACTAGAAACCAATACCAGTAAAGGTCTTGGAGGATTAGTCGCATGATATCAGTCTATCGTATTGACTGAAAATCTTGACAACTGAGTGAACCATGAGGGTGTAAATCCCTCCCCTGTAGATGCCA
This genomic stretch from Oculatellaceae cyanobacterium harbors:
- the psaK gene encoding photosystem I reaction center subunit PsaK, which gives rise to MLHLTLLTIAQSTVPPTPSWTPTIGLVMVLCNLLAIAIGRFAIQKPGEGPDLPVSKPALFRNFNLPELLATMSFGHIIGVRFVD